One genomic window of Caminibacter pacificus includes the following:
- the rplJ gene encoding 50S ribosomal protein L10 gives MKKELKKQIVEELTQEFTKEVSVFYADFKGQTVKELEALRKQIREAEGKTRVVKNTLARIAFANNGIDVDFEENNIFVWGEDQITLAKILVKHATAHKDSFKIKGAVIEGEVKDAAYVEEVSKLPTKDELLGMVAFMMKAPIAKFAWGLNKLIEKKEQEQ, from the coding sequence ATGAAGAAAGAACTAAAAAAACAAATCGTTGAAGAGCTAACTCAAGAGTTTACAAAAGAAGTTAGCGTTTTTTATGCTGATTTTAAAGGTCAAACTGTAAAAGAACTAGAAGCTTTAAGAAAACAAATCAGAGAAGCTGAAGGTAAAACAAGAGTTGTAAAAAACACTCTTGCAAGAATCGCATTTGCAAATAACGGAATCGATGTTGATTTCGAAGAAAATAATATTTTCGTATGGGGTGAAGATCAAATCACTCTTGCAAAAATTTTAGTTAAACATGCAACGGCTCATAAAGACTCTTTTAAAATTAAGGGTGCAGTAATTGAAGGTGAAGTAAAAGATGCTGCATATGTTGAAGAAGTAAGCAAACTTCCAACAAAAGACGAGCTTCTTGGTATGGTTGCATTCATGATGAAAGCTCCTATTGCAAAATTTGCATGGGGACTTAACAAATTAATCGAGAAAAAAGAAC